The Streptomyces aurantiacus genome includes a region encoding these proteins:
- a CDS encoding EboA domain-containing protein: protein MNHLPGAPGTTPTETPPALTALRTRLNSLLDAPARAWLDKALDEAAARSGTHGPISVWELRIAEAGRRCGPEHAEAARVLLLHAARADAPTLARVYRQGTADERRAVLVALPHLVPGPEALPVVEDALRTNDTRLVAAAVGPYAARHLDVHNWRHAVLKCLFTGVPVDAVADLSRRARADAELARMLSDYADERRAADRPVPHDLHRVLALTEHPATPTGTDAPGGPTVPHGTDGKES from the coding sequence GTGAACCACCTCCCCGGCGCTCCCGGCACCACCCCGACGGAAACCCCGCCCGCCCTCACCGCCCTGCGCACCCGTCTGAACTCCCTGCTCGACGCCCCGGCCCGAGCCTGGCTGGACAAGGCCCTCGACGAGGCGGCCGCCCGCTCGGGCACCCACGGGCCGATCTCCGTGTGGGAGCTGCGGATCGCCGAGGCGGGCCGCCGCTGCGGACCCGAGCACGCGGAGGCGGCCCGTGTCCTGCTCCTGCACGCGGCCCGGGCCGACGCCCCGACCCTCGCCCGCGTCTACCGCCAGGGCACCGCCGACGAACGCCGTGCCGTCCTCGTGGCCCTGCCCCACCTCGTGCCCGGCCCCGAGGCGCTGCCGGTCGTCGAGGACGCACTGCGCACCAACGACACCCGGCTGGTGGCCGCCGCCGTCGGCCCGTACGCCGCCCGGCACCTGGACGTCCACAACTGGCGGCATGCCGTCCTGAAGTGCCTGTTCACCGGTGTCCCCGTGGACGCCGTCGCCGACCTTTCCCGCCGGGCCCGCGCCGATGCCGAACTGGCCCGCATGCTCAGCGACTACGCCGACGAGCGCAGGGCCGCCGACCGGCCCGTCCCTCACGACCTGCACCGCGTCCTGGCCCTCACCGAACACCCGGCCACCCCCACCGGAACCGACGCGCCGGGCGGCCCGACCGTCCCCCACGGCACCGACGGCAAGGAGTCCTGA
- a CDS encoding inositol-3-phosphate synthase yields MPAEPSVSPSRVGVWLIGARGSVATTAVAGCAAVTAGLRPPTGMVTETDVFHEAGLPALSSLVFGGHDVVDCPLPKRAETLAAGGVLPADLPSAVGAELAATDREIRTGGPLPGDTRSEDELVEALAHDIRDFARRCGAARTVVVNVASTEPVPTGAALPASSLYAAAALRAGCPYVNFTPSMGLHHPRLASEAASCGLPYAGRDGKTGQTLLRSVLGPMFAQRALTVRAWSGTNLLGGGDGAALADPAAAAAKNAGKERVLADTLGTVPEGETHIDDVPSLGDWKTAWDHIAFDGFLGTRMVLQTTWQGCDSSLAAPLILDLARLVARAHEVGLSGPLSELGFYFKDPVGEGPAALGEQYADLVGLADRLRASERPPGPEDPPAGRGAPDGLQGQRR; encoded by the coding sequence ATGCCCGCCGAACCGTCCGTTTCCCCTTCACGCGTCGGAGTCTGGCTGATCGGGGCACGGGGCTCGGTCGCCACGACCGCCGTCGCGGGCTGCGCGGCCGTCACGGCCGGACTCCGTCCGCCGACCGGCATGGTGACCGAGACCGACGTCTTCCACGAGGCGGGCCTGCCCGCCCTGTCCTCGCTCGTCTTCGGTGGCCACGACGTGGTGGACTGCCCCCTGCCCAAGCGGGCGGAGACGCTCGCCGCCGGCGGTGTCCTGCCCGCCGACCTGCCCTCTGCCGTGGGCGCCGAACTGGCCGCCACCGACCGGGAGATCAGGACCGGCGGCCCGCTGCCCGGCGACACGCGGAGCGAGGACGAACTGGTCGAGGCCCTCGCCCACGACATCCGCGACTTCGCACGCCGGTGCGGTGCGGCAAGAACCGTCGTGGTGAACGTGGCCTCCACGGAACCCGTGCCCACGGGCGCGGCGCTCCCGGCCAGCTCGCTGTACGCAGCCGCCGCTCTGAGAGCGGGCTGCCCCTACGTGAACTTCACGCCGTCCATGGGCCTTCACCACCCGAGGCTCGCCTCCGAGGCCGCGTCCTGCGGACTGCCGTACGCGGGCCGTGACGGCAAGACCGGTCAGACCCTGCTGCGGTCGGTCCTCGGCCCGATGTTCGCGCAGCGCGCGCTGACGGTCCGGGCCTGGTCCGGCACGAACCTGCTGGGCGGCGGCGACGGCGCGGCCCTCGCCGACCCGGCCGCCGCGGCCGCGAAGAACGCGGGCAAGGAACGCGTCCTTGCCGACACCCTCGGCACGGTCCCCGAGGGCGAGACCCACATCGACGACGTGCCCTCCCTCGGTGACTGGAAGACGGCCTGGGACCACATCGCCTTCGACGGTTTCCTCGGCACCCGGATGGTCCTCCAGACGACGTGGCAGGGCTGCGACTCGTCCCTCGCGGCCCCGCTGATCCTCGACCTGGCCCGGCTGGTGGCCCGGGCCCACGAGGTCGGCCTGTCCGGCCCGCTGAGCGAGCTCGGCTTCTATTTCAAGGACCCGGTGGGGGAGGGGCCCGCCGCCCTGGGCGAGCAGTACGCGGACCTGGTGGGGCTCGCCGACCGGCTGCGGGCGTCCGAGCGGCCGCCGGGGCCCGAAGATCCGCCGGCGGGGCGCGGGGCGCCGGACGGCCTCCAGGGACAGCGGCGATGA
- a CDS encoding TatD family hydrolase: MRIFDPHIHMTSRTTDDYEAMYAAGVRAVVEPAFWLGQPRTSPASFLDYFDALLGWEPFRAAQYGIAHHCTIALNPKEANDPRCVPVLDELPRYLVKDHVVAVGEIGYDSMTPAEDTALAAQLQLAAEYALPALVHTPHRDKLAGLRRTLDVVRESALPPDHVLIDHLNETTVKEAKDGGCWLGFSVYPDTKMDEDRMVAVLQEYGPEKVLVNSAADWGRSDPLKTRKVADALLKAGFTEDDVDRVLWRNPVAFYGLSGRLDLDVAGTDATHEGNSILRGAPKAAPETGPATGPRSVPATTEA, from the coding sequence ATGCGCATCTTCGACCCCCACATCCACATGACGTCACGGACCACCGACGACTACGAGGCCATGTACGCGGCGGGCGTCCGCGCCGTCGTCGAACCCGCCTTCTGGCTCGGCCAGCCCCGCACCTCACCCGCCTCCTTCCTCGACTACTTCGACGCCCTCCTCGGCTGGGAGCCCTTTCGCGCGGCCCAGTACGGCATCGCCCACCACTGCACCATCGCGCTCAACCCCAAGGAGGCCAACGACCCCCGCTGCGTCCCCGTCCTCGACGAACTGCCCCGGTACCTCGTCAAGGACCACGTGGTGGCCGTAGGAGAGATCGGCTACGACTCGATGACGCCCGCCGAGGACACCGCCCTGGCCGCACAGCTCCAGCTCGCCGCCGAGTACGCACTGCCCGCCCTGGTCCACACGCCGCACCGCGACAAGCTGGCGGGCCTGCGCCGCACCCTCGACGTGGTCCGGGAGTCCGCACTGCCCCCGGACCACGTCCTGATCGACCACCTCAACGAGACCACGGTCAAGGAGGCCAAGGACGGCGGCTGCTGGCTCGGCTTCTCCGTCTATCCGGACACCAAGATGGACGAGGACCGGATGGTCGCAGTCCTCCAGGAATACGGACCCGAGAAAGTGCTGGTCAACTCCGCTGCCGACTGGGGCAGGAGCGACCCGCTCAAGACCCGCAAGGTCGCCGACGCCCTGCTGAAGGCCGGGTTCACCGAGGACGACGTCGACCGGGTGCTGTGGCGCAACCCCGTCGCCTTCTACGGGCTCAGCGGCCGCCTCGACCTCGATGTCGCCGGCACGGACGCCACCCACGAGGGCAACTCCATCCTCCGCGGCGCCCCCAAGGCAGCCCCGGAGACCGGCCCCGCGACCGGTCCCCGGTCCGTCCCGGCGACCACGGAGGCGTGA
- a CDS encoding SCO3242 family prenyltransferase, which translates to MRPSPRTVGPGLRAWVELLRLPALFTVPGDALAGAAAAGARPNSRTLLAIGSSLCLYEAGMALNDWADRAEDAVDRPHRPLPSGRIRPSAALAAAAGLTAAGLALASRAGRRPLAVAGALAATVWSYDLVLKRTPAGPLAMAAARGLDLLLGGVAAGGDTRKVVPPALTLATHTLAVTTVSRHETRGGSPWAPLTALATTTALTWSLTRAGRTGDSRTNDRPPGHAPTAGADTIPRQPVSRAAAFAKTALMNSGSREHDFGDRPSGAPAPREAAFEPPAISGTTSSGTTFRKGAFGGTGFGAADPNTAAALGGVLAAVYAVTFARPLFHAALNPSPPLTQRAVGGGIRAMIPLQAALAARSGAPVTALLTVALAPAARRFSRKVSVT; encoded by the coding sequence GTGCGGCCGAGTCCGCGCACGGTCGGTCCCGGGCTGCGTGCCTGGGTGGAACTCCTGCGCCTGCCAGCCCTGTTCACGGTCCCCGGTGACGCGCTCGCGGGCGCCGCCGCGGCCGGAGCGCGACCGAACTCCCGCACCCTGCTGGCCATCGGCTCCTCCCTCTGCCTGTACGAAGCCGGTATGGCCCTCAACGACTGGGCCGACCGTGCCGAGGACGCCGTGGACCGCCCGCACCGACCCCTCCCCTCGGGCCGGATCAGACCGTCCGCGGCCCTCGCGGCGGCAGCCGGCCTGACAGCGGCGGGTCTGGCCCTGGCCTCCCGGGCGGGCCGTCGGCCACTCGCGGTCGCCGGCGCCCTGGCGGCCACGGTCTGGTCGTACGACCTGGTCCTCAAGCGCACGCCGGCGGGACCTCTGGCGATGGCGGCGGCCCGAGGCCTGGACCTCCTCCTCGGCGGGGTGGCGGCGGGCGGCGACACCCGCAAGGTGGTGCCGCCCGCACTGACCCTGGCCACCCACACCCTGGCCGTCACCACGGTCTCCCGTCACGAGACCCGGGGCGGCTCCCCCTGGGCCCCGCTGACAGCCCTGGCCACGACCACGGCCCTGACGTGGTCCCTCACGCGCGCCGGCCGGACGGGCGACTCCCGTACGAACGACCGGCCACCAGGGCACGCGCCAACCGCCGGCGCCGACACGATCCCGAGGCAGCCCGTCTCCAGAGCAGCCGCCTTCGCGAAGACCGCCCTCATGAACTCCGGCTCCAGAGAACACGACTTCGGAGACCGCCCCTCCGGCGCCCCCGCACCCCGGGAGGCGGCCTTCGAGCCTCCCGCCATCAGCGGGACCACATCCAGCGGGACCACCTTCAGGAAGGGCGCGTTCGGGGGGACCGGCTTCGGGGCGGCCGACCCGAACACGGCCGCTGCCCTGGGCGGAGTGCTCGCCGCGGTCTACGCCGTGACGTTCGCCCGCCCTCTCTTCCACGCCGCCCTCAACCCGTCACCCCCGCTCACCCAGAGAGCCGTCGGCGGCGGCATCCGCGCCATGATCCCGCTCCAGGCCGCCCTCGCGGCCCGCTCCGGTGCTCCCGTCACAGCCCTGCTGACCGTCGCCCTCGCCCCGGCCGCCCGCCGGTTCAGCCGGAAGGTGAGCGTGACATGA
- a CDS encoding sugar phosphate isomerase/epimerase family protein, which translates to MNPQPSPHPVTGPPAHPLRFSYGTNGLTDLRLDDALSLLADLGYDGVGLTLDHMHLDPLAPDLAARTRRLARRLDELGLGVTLETGARYVLDPRRKHGPSLLDPDPEQRARRVDLLLRAVQVAEDLGAHAVHCFSGIPPQGTAGGATGTTAGEAAGATAGQSDPQGASETDDGTAEDAEWKRLAEALTPVLDAATDAGVPLAVEPEPGHLLATLDDFHRLRTTLGSPDALGLTLDIGHCQCLEPRSPADCVRDAAPWLRHVQIEDMRRGVHEHLPFGDGEIDFPPVLEALATTGYRGLVSVELPRHSHAGPQLARQSLPFLQRASLPGPQDIGRRTVPSQRAAAPEERTP; encoded by the coding sequence ATGAACCCGCAGCCCAGCCCGCACCCCGTCACCGGGCCGCCCGCCCACCCCCTCCGCTTCTCGTACGGCACCAATGGCCTCACCGACCTCCGCCTCGACGACGCCCTCTCCCTTCTCGCCGACCTGGGCTACGACGGCGTGGGGCTGACCCTCGACCACATGCACCTCGATCCGCTCGCTCCCGACCTCGCGGCGCGCACGCGCAGGCTCGCCCGCAGGCTGGACGAACTCGGCCTGGGCGTCACCCTTGAGACCGGCGCCCGCTACGTACTGGACCCGCGGCGCAAGCACGGCCCGTCCCTGCTCGACCCCGACCCGGAACAACGAGCCCGGCGCGTCGACCTGCTCCTCCGGGCCGTCCAGGTCGCGGAAGACCTCGGCGCCCACGCGGTGCACTGCTTCAGCGGTATCCCCCCGCAGGGAACAGCCGGGGGAGCAACCGGGACAACAGCCGGAGAAGCAGCCGGAGCAACGGCCGGGCAGTCGGACCCACAGGGCGCCTCCGAGACGGATGACGGGACGGCGGAGGACGCCGAGTGGAAGCGTCTCGCCGAAGCCCTCACCCCCGTCCTCGACGCCGCCACCGACGCCGGTGTCCCGCTCGCCGTCGAACCCGAGCCCGGTCACCTCCTCGCCACGCTCGACGACTTCCACCGTCTGCGCACCACACTCGGCAGCCCGGACGCCCTCGGACTCACCCTCGACATCGGTCACTGCCAGTGCCTCGAACCGCGGTCGCCCGCCGACTGTGTCCGCGACGCCGCCCCCTGGCTGCGGCACGTCCAGATCGAGGACATGCGCCGCGGCGTCCACGAACACCTCCCGTTCGGCGACGGCGAGATCGACTTCCCACCCGTACTCGAAGCCCTCGCCACCACGGGCTATCGCGGTCTGGTCTCCGTCGAACTGCCCCGCCACTCCCACGCCGGGCCGCAACTCGCCCGGCAGTCCCTCCCGTTCCTCCAGCGTGCCTCGCTTCCCGGCCCCCAGGACATCGGCCGGCGGACCGTCCCCAGCCAGCGCGCCGCCGCCCCCGAGGAGAGAACCCCGTGA